From a region of the Bradyrhizobium diazoefficiens genome:
- a CDS encoding threonine synthase, with amino-acid sequence MHDNDNLTIERPSFVTHLECAMEGDHYAADQVHNLSKAGKPLLVRYDLAGVKKALTKDALSHRPADMWRYRELLPVRKCKDIVSLGEVTTPLIRLPKLGARLGGGEIIVKDEGRLPTGSFKARGLVMAVSMGKALGIKHMAMPTNGNAGAALAAYATSCGIKTTIFCPADTPEVNVSEIELQGATVYRVNGYIDDCGKIVGEGKAKVGWFDTSTLKEPYRIEGKKTMGLELAEQLGWDVPDVIFYPTGGGTGLIGMWKAFDELEKIGFIGSKRPRMVAVQASGCAPMVRAYEAGTEHAARWEDAHTIASGIRVPQAIGDFLILRAVRESKGFAIAVDDDKISSALNEVAREEGLLLCPEGAATYAAYKESLADGRVSKSDRVMLFNCATGLKYPLPPVTRTLDRHKPIDYTQF; translated from the coding sequence ATGCACGACAACGACAATCTGACCATCGAACGCCCGTCCTTCGTCACCCATCTCGAATGCGCGATGGAGGGCGATCACTACGCCGCCGACCAGGTCCATAACCTCTCGAAAGCCGGCAAGCCGTTGCTGGTGCGCTACGACCTCGCAGGCGTGAAGAAGGCGCTGACCAAGGATGCGCTTAGCCACCGCCCCGCGGACATGTGGCGCTACCGCGAGCTGCTGCCGGTGCGCAAATGCAAGGACATCGTCTCGCTCGGCGAAGTCACGACGCCGCTGATCCGGCTGCCGAAGCTCGGCGCAAGACTCGGCGGCGGCGAGATCATCGTCAAGGACGAGGGGCGGCTGCCGACCGGCTCGTTCAAGGCGCGCGGCCTCGTCATGGCGGTGTCGATGGGCAAGGCGCTCGGCATCAAGCACATGGCGATGCCGACCAATGGCAATGCCGGCGCTGCGCTGGCGGCCTATGCGACCTCCTGCGGCATCAAGACCACGATCTTCTGCCCAGCCGACACGCCGGAAGTGAACGTCAGCGAGATCGAGCTGCAGGGCGCGACCGTCTACCGCGTCAACGGCTATATCGACGATTGCGGCAAGATCGTCGGCGAGGGCAAGGCAAAAGTCGGCTGGTTCGACACCTCGACACTGAAGGAGCCGTACCGCATCGAGGGCAAGAAGACGATGGGTCTGGAGCTCGCCGAGCAGCTCGGCTGGGACGTGCCCGACGTGATCTTCTATCCGACCGGCGGCGGCACCGGCCTGATCGGCATGTGGAAGGCGTTCGACGAGCTCGAGAAGATCGGTTTCATCGGAAGCAAGCGCCCGCGCATGGTCGCGGTGCAGGCCTCCGGCTGTGCGCCGATGGTGCGTGCTTACGAGGCCGGCACGGAGCACGCGGCACGCTGGGAGGACGCCCACACTATCGCATCGGGCATCCGCGTGCCGCAGGCGATCGGCGATTTCCTGATCTTGCGCGCGGTGCGCGAGAGCAAGGGCTTTGCGATTGCGGTCGACGACGACAAGATCTCGTCGGCGCTGAACGAGGTCGCGCGCGAGGAGGGGCTGCTGCTGTGCCCCGAGGGCGCCGCCACCTATGCCGCCTACAAGGAGAGCCTGGCTGACGGCCGCGTCAGCAAGTCCGACCGCGTGATGCTGTTCAACTGCGCCACCGGCCTGAAATATCCGCTGCCGCCGGTCACCCGCACACTCGACCGCCACAAGCCGATCGATTACACGCAGTTCTAG
- the lpdA gene encoding dihydrolipoyl dehydrogenase, translated as MAETSFDIIIIGSGPGGYVTAIRAAQLGFKVAIVEKSYLGGICLNWGCIPTKALLRSAEIYHYMQHAKDYGLSAEKVSFDPKAVVQRSRGVSKRLNDGVGFLMKKNKVSVIWGAASIDAPGKITVKKSDVEAPKGTLGEGSYQAKHIILATGARPRVLPGLEPDQKLIWTYFEAMVPERMPKSLLVVGSGAIGIEFASFFHTMGSDVTVVEVLPQILPVEDAEIAGLARKRLEKQGIKIMSSTKVTKLEKKADSVVATIDDGKGKPVTTEFERVISAVGVVGNIENLGLEKLGVKTDRGIVVIDGYGKTNVPGIYAIGDVAGPPMLAHKAEHEGVICVEGIKGLHPHPMDKNLIPGCTYCQPQVASVGLTEARAKESGREIRVGRFPFVGNGKAIALGEDQGLVKVIFDKKTGQLLGAHMVGAEVTELIQGYVVAMNLETTEEELMHTVFPHPTLSEMMKEAVLDAYGRVLNI; from the coding sequence ATGGCCGAGACATCCTTCGACATCATTATCATCGGCTCCGGTCCCGGCGGCTATGTCACCGCGATCCGCGCCGCCCAACTCGGCTTCAAGGTCGCGATCGTCGAGAAATCCTATCTCGGCGGCATCTGCCTGAACTGGGGCTGTATCCCGACCAAGGCGCTGCTGCGCTCGGCCGAGATCTACCATTACATGCAGCATGCCAAGGACTACGGCCTGTCGGCGGAGAAGGTCTCGTTCGATCCGAAGGCGGTGGTGCAGCGTTCGCGCGGCGTCTCCAAGCGGTTGAACGACGGCGTCGGTTTCCTGATGAAGAAGAACAAGGTCAGCGTGATCTGGGGCGCAGCGTCGATCGACGCGCCCGGCAAGATTACCGTGAAGAAGTCCGACGTCGAGGCGCCGAAGGGCACGCTGGGCGAGGGAAGCTACCAGGCCAAGCACATCATCCTCGCGACCGGCGCGCGGCCGCGCGTGCTGCCCGGGCTCGAGCCCGACCAGAAGCTGATCTGGACCTATTTCGAGGCGATGGTGCCGGAACGGATGCCGAAGTCGCTGTTGGTGGTCGGCTCCGGCGCGATCGGCATCGAGTTCGCCTCGTTCTTCCACACCATGGGCTCTGACGTCACCGTGGTCGAGGTGCTGCCGCAGATCCTGCCGGTCGAGGATGCCGAGATTGCCGGCCTCGCGCGCAAGCGCCTGGAGAAGCAGGGCATCAAGATCATGTCCTCGACCAAGGTGACAAAACTGGAGAAGAAGGCCGACAGCGTCGTCGCCACCATCGACGACGGCAAGGGCAAGCCCGTCACGACCGAGTTCGAGCGGGTGATCTCGGCGGTCGGCGTCGTCGGCAACATCGAGAATCTCGGTCTTGAAAAGCTGGGCGTCAAAACCGACCGCGGCATCGTCGTCATCGACGGTTACGGCAAGACCAACGTTCCCGGCATCTACGCCATCGGCGATGTCGCCGGTCCGCCCATGCTGGCGCACAAGGCGGAGCACGAGGGTGTGATCTGCGTCGAGGGGATCAAGGGCCTGCATCCGCATCCCATGGACAAGAACCTGATCCCCGGCTGCACCTATTGTCAGCCGCAGGTGGCTTCCGTCGGCCTCACCGAAGCCAGGGCCAAGGAGAGCGGCCGCGAGATCCGCGTCGGCCGCTTCCCCTTCGTCGGCAACGGCAAGGCCATCGCGCTCGGCGAGGACCAGGGCCTGGTCAAGGTGATCTTCGACAAGAAGACCGGCCAGCTTCTTGGCGCCCACATGGTCGGCGCCGAGGTGACCGAGCTGATCCAGGGCTACGTCGTCGCAATGAATCTGGAGACGACCGAAGAGGAGTTGATGCACACGGTGTTCCCGCATCCGACCCTGTCGGAGATGATGAAGGAAGCCGTGCTGGATGCGTATGGAAGGGTGCTGAATATTTGA
- a CDS encoding pyruvate dehydrogenase complex dihydrolipoamide acetyltransferase, whose protein sequence is MPINILMPALSPTMEKGNLAKWLKKEGDKVKSGDVIAEIETDKATMEVEAIDEGTIAKILVPEGTQDVPVNDVIAVLAGEGEDVKSAGAAKPGASAAPPKAAEKTAEKSAEAPAAAPAPAAPKAAPPPAAAPAPQAAAPAAQSNGHGGRVFSSPLARRLAKDAGIDVSMVTGTGPHGRVVARDVEQAKSGKGLKAPAAAPSGAPSIAPTMSDKQILSLFEPGSYDIVPHDGMRRTIAQRLTASIQNVPHFYLTIDCDIGKLLAAREEINAVAPKDKEKKPLYKISVNDFVIKAMAVALQKIPNCNVSWTESGMVKHHHSDVGVAVAMPGGLITPIIRKAETKTLSTISNEMKDFAARARSRKLKPEEYQGGTTAVSNLGMYGISHFTAVINPPHATILAVGTSEERPVVRGGKIEIANMMSVTLSCDHRAIDGALGAELIGAFKQLIENPVMMMV, encoded by the coding sequence ATGCCCATCAACATCCTGATGCCTGCTCTTTCGCCGACGATGGAGAAGGGCAACCTCGCCAAGTGGCTGAAGAAGGAAGGCGACAAGGTCAAATCCGGCGACGTCATCGCCGAGATCGAGACCGACAAGGCGACCATGGAGGTCGAGGCCATCGACGAAGGCACGATCGCCAAGATCCTGGTGCCCGAGGGCACGCAGGATGTCCCGGTCAACGATGTGATCGCGGTGCTGGCCGGCGAAGGCGAGGACGTGAAGTCCGCTGGCGCCGCGAAGCCCGGCGCCTCTGCCGCGCCACCAAAAGCTGCTGAAAAGACGGCAGAGAAGTCCGCTGAGGCTCCCGCTGCCGCGCCGGCGCCGGCCGCACCCAAGGCTGCACCGCCGCCCGCCGCTGCTCCGGCGCCGCAAGCCGCGGCTCCGGCCGCGCAGAGCAATGGCCATGGTGGCCGCGTGTTCTCATCGCCGCTCGCGCGCCGTCTCGCCAAGGACGCCGGCATCGACGTGTCGATGGTCACCGGCACCGGCCCGCACGGCCGCGTGGTCGCGCGCGATGTCGAGCAGGCCAAGTCCGGCAAGGGCCTCAAGGCACCTGCGGCGGCGCCCTCCGGTGCGCCCTCGATCGCACCGACCATGTCGGACAAGCAGATTCTGTCGCTGTTCGAGCCCGGCTCCTACGACATCGTCCCGCATGACGGCATGCGCCGCACCATTGCGCAGCGCCTGACCGCGTCGATCCAGAACGTCCCGCACTTCTACCTCACCATCGACTGCGACATCGGCAAGCTGCTCGCCGCGCGCGAGGAGATCAACGCGGTGGCTCCCAAGGACAAGGAGAAGAAGCCGCTCTACAAGATCTCGGTCAACGACTTCGTCATCAAGGCCATGGCGGTCGCGCTGCAGAAGATCCCGAACTGCAACGTCAGCTGGACGGAAAGCGGCATGGTCAAGCACCACCATTCCGACGTCGGCGTCGCCGTGGCGATGCCCGGCGGCCTGATCACGCCGATCATCCGCAAGGCGGAGACCAAGACGCTCTCCACCATCTCCAACGAGATGAAGGATTTTGCCGCGCGCGCCCGTTCGCGCAAGCTCAAGCCCGAGGAATACCAGGGCGGCACCACGGCCGTCTCCAACCTCGGCATGTACGGCATCAGCCACTTCACGGCCGTGATCAACCCGCCGCACGCCACGATCCTCGCGGTCGGCACCAGCGAGGAGAGGCCCGTCGTGCGGGGCGGCAAGATCGAGATCGCGAACATGATGAGCGTGACCTTGTCCTGCGATCACCGCGCCATCGACGGCGCGCTCGGTGCCGAGCTGATCGGCGCGTTCAAGCAGCTGATCGAAAACCCTGTGATGATGATGGTGTGA
- a CDS encoding nucleoside deaminase — translation MAVESHHFDFMLEAIREAETSIAQGGLPIGAVLTRGNEIIARGHNNRVQENNVILHGEMSCLREAGVISFHDTVMYTTLSPCSMCAGALALFKVKLVVIGESVTFEGSKDILDKFGIPWIDLADDRSIAMMKNWRSIPANERLWQGDIGN, via the coding sequence GTGGCCGTGGAATCCCACCATTTCGATTTCATGCTGGAGGCGATCCGCGAGGCGGAGACCTCGATCGCGCAAGGCGGTCTGCCGATCGGTGCCGTGCTGACGCGCGGCAATGAGATCATCGCCCGCGGCCACAACAACCGTGTGCAGGAGAACAACGTCATCCTGCACGGCGAGATGAGCTGCCTGCGTGAAGCCGGCGTGATCTCGTTCCACGACACGGTGATGTACACCACGCTGTCGCCATGCTCGATGTGTGCCGGTGCGCTCGCGCTGTTCAAGGTCAAGCTCGTGGTGATCGGGGAATCCGTCACCTTCGAGGGATCCAAGGACATCCTTGACAAGTTCGGCATCCCCTGGATCGACCTTGCCGACGACCGCTCCATCGCGATGATGAAGAATTGGCGTTCTATCCCTGCCAATGAGCGCCTGTGGCAGGGCGACATCGGCAACTAA
- a CDS encoding DUF5076 domain-containing protein produces the protein MAGPKEQPLPPDVMTREDAVEILRVFVLDGGLSMAFQRAFEEPDMWGLLLVDLARHAARAYARESEYTEEDALNRILEMFQAEIERPTDTGTTTPRGKGH, from the coding sequence ATGGCGGGCCCGAAGGAGCAGCCATTGCCGCCCGACGTCATGACCCGCGAAGACGCGGTCGAGATCCTGCGCGTGTTCGTGCTGGACGGCGGGCTGTCGATGGCGTTCCAGCGCGCTTTCGAGGAGCCCGACATGTGGGGCTTGCTGCTCGTCGATCTCGCCCGCCACGCCGCGCGCGCCTATGCGCGCGAGAGTGAATACACCGAGGAGGACGCGCTGAACCGGATCCTGGAGATGTTCCAGGCCGAGATCGAGCGTCCCACCGACACCGGCACCACGACGCCGCGCGGCAAGGGGCACTGA
- a CDS encoding pyruvate dehydrogenase complex E1 component subunit beta yields the protein MPIQVLMPALSPTMEKGNLAKWLKKEGETIKSGDVIAEIETDKATMEVEATDEGTLGKILIPEGTADVAVNTPIATILADGESAADLAKAPAPAKQEKAAESAPPAAAKAEAPQPKAAPSAPQAVAEPDPEVPAGTEMVTQTIREALRDAMAEEMRRDADVFVMGEEVAEYQGAYKVTQGLLQEFGAKRVIDTPITEHGFAGVGVGAAMTGLKPIVEFMTFNFAMQAIDQIINSAAKTLYMSGGQMGCSVVFRGPNGAAARVAAQHSQDYSAWYSSVPGLKVVAPFSAADYKGLLKAAIRDPNPVIFLENEVLYGHTGEVPKLDDFVIPIGKARVVRSGSHVTIISWSNGMTYALKAADELAKDGIEAEVIDLRTLRPMDTETIVNSVKKTGRAVTVEEGWAQSGVGAEIAARIMENAFDYLDAPVTRVSGKDVPMPYAANLEKLALPSAAEVVEAAKAVCYR from the coding sequence ATGCCAATTCAAGTGCTGATGCCCGCGTTGTCGCCCACGATGGAAAAGGGCAACCTTGCCAAATGGCTGAAAAAAGAGGGTGAGACGATCAAGTCGGGCGACGTCATCGCCGAGATCGAGACCGACAAGGCGACCATGGAGGTCGAGGCGACCGACGAGGGTACGCTCGGCAAGATCCTGATCCCCGAGGGCACCGCCGATGTCGCGGTGAACACGCCGATCGCGACCATCCTCGCCGATGGCGAAAGCGCGGCCGACCTTGCGAAAGCGCCTGCGCCCGCCAAGCAGGAGAAAGCTGCGGAGTCCGCACCGCCTGCCGCTGCAAAGGCCGAAGCGCCGCAGCCCAAGGCTGCGCCGTCCGCGCCGCAGGCCGTCGCCGAGCCCGATCCGGAAGTGCCTGCCGGCACCGAGATGGTGACGCAGACCATCCGCGAAGCCTTGCGCGATGCCATGGCCGAAGAGATGCGCCGCGATGCCGACGTCTTCGTGATGGGCGAAGAGGTTGCCGAATATCAGGGCGCCTACAAGGTGACCCAGGGGCTGCTGCAGGAGTTCGGCGCCAAGCGCGTCATCGACACGCCGATCACCGAACACGGCTTTGCCGGCGTCGGCGTCGGCGCCGCGATGACGGGCCTCAAGCCGATCGTCGAGTTCATGACCTTCAACTTCGCCATGCAGGCGATCGACCAGATCATCAATTCCGCGGCCAAGACCCTCTATATGTCCGGCGGCCAGATGGGCTGCTCGGTCGTGTTCCGCGGGCCCAATGGGGCGGCCGCCCGCGTCGCCGCCCAGCACAGCCAGGATTATTCGGCCTGGTATTCGAGCGTCCCGGGGCTCAAGGTCGTCGCGCCGTTCTCGGCGGCGGATTACAAGGGCCTGCTCAAGGCCGCGATCCGCGATCCCAATCCGGTGATCTTCCTCGAGAACGAAGTGCTCTACGGCCATACCGGCGAAGTGCCCAAGCTCGACGATTTCGTGATCCCGATCGGCAAGGCGCGTGTCGTGCGCTCCGGCAGCCACGTCACCATCATCTCCTGGTCGAACGGCATGACCTATGCGCTGAAGGCCGCCGACGAGCTCGCCAAGGATGGCATCGAGGCCGAGGTGATCGACCTGCGCACGCTGCGCCCGATGGATACCGAGACCATCGTCAACTCGGTCAAGAAGACCGGACGCGCCGTCACGGTGGAGGAGGGTTGGGCGCAGAGCGGCGTCGGCGCCGAGATCGCCGCGCGCATCATGGAGAATGCCTTCGACTATCTGGACGCGCCTGTTACGCGCGTCTCCGGCAAGGACGTGCCGATGCCCTATGCCGCGAACCTGGAGAAGCTCGCGCTGCCCTCGGCGGCGGAGGTCGTCGAGGCCGCCAAAGCCGTCTGCTACAGGTAG
- the pdhA gene encoding pyruvate dehydrogenase (acetyl-transferring) E1 component subunit alpha, with protein sequence MAAPKKAAASTPQDKTDGGSPPEFTREQELKALRDMLLIRRFEEKAGQLYGMGAIGGFCHLYIGQEAVVVGMQMALKQGDQVITGYRDHGHMLATGMDAKGVMAELTGRRGGYSKGKGGSMHMFSKERHFYGGHGIVGAQVSLGTGLAFANRYRGNDNVSVTYFGDGAANQGQVYESFNMAELWKLPVIYVIENNRYAMGTSVSRASAQQDFSKRGASFNIPGKQVDGMDVRAVKAAGDEAAAWCRAGKGPYILEMQTYRYRGHSMSDPAKYRTREEVEKVRHDQDPIEQVRNRLLAAKVSEQDLKAIDAEVRDIVNASADFAQHDPEPDAAELWTDVYR encoded by the coding sequence ATGGCCGCACCCAAGAAAGCCGCCGCAAGCACTCCACAGGACAAGACCGACGGCGGTTCGCCCCCGGAATTCACCAGGGAGCAGGAGCTCAAGGCGCTCCGCGACATGCTCCTGATCCGGCGGTTTGAGGAAAAGGCCGGCCAGCTCTACGGCATGGGCGCGATCGGCGGCTTCTGCCACCTCTATATCGGCCAGGAGGCCGTGGTGGTCGGCATGCAGATGGCCCTGAAGCAGGGCGATCAGGTCATCACCGGCTATCGCGATCACGGCCACATGCTCGCCACCGGCATGGACGCCAAGGGCGTCATGGCCGAGCTCACGGGCCGCCGCGGCGGTTATTCCAAGGGCAAGGGCGGCTCCATGCACATGTTCAGCAAGGAGAGGCATTTTTACGGCGGCCACGGCATCGTCGGCGCCCAGGTCTCGCTCGGCACCGGCCTCGCCTTCGCCAATCGCTATCGCGGCAATGACAATGTCAGCGTCACCTATTTCGGCGACGGCGCGGCCAACCAGGGCCAGGTCTATGAGAGCTTCAACATGGCGGAGCTCTGGAAGCTGCCGGTGATCTACGTCATCGAGAACAACCGCTACGCCATGGGCACCTCGGTCTCGCGCGCCTCGGCGCAGCAGGATTTCTCCAAGCGCGGCGCGTCCTTCAACATCCCTGGCAAGCAGGTCGACGGCATGGACGTTCGGGCCGTGAAGGCTGCCGGCGACGAAGCCGCCGCCTGGTGCCGCGCCGGCAAGGGCCCCTACATCCTGGAGATGCAGACCTACCGCTATCGCGGCCACTCGATGTCCGACCCTGCAAAATATCGCACGCGAGAGGAGGTCGAGAAGGTCCGCCACGACCAGGACCCGATCGAGCAGGTGCGCAACCGTCTGTTGGCGGCCAAGGTCAGCGAGCAGGATCTGAAGGCGATCGACGCCGAGGTGCGCGATATCGTCAACGCGTCCGCCGATTTCGCCCAGCACGATCCCGAGCCGGATGCCGCCGAGCTCTGGACCGATGTTTACCGCTGA
- a CDS encoding septum formation initiator family protein has translation MVSRARLKSILTGLALYAMAAAIVGYFGVNAYTGKYGLNARQELDQEIIALTSELAQLKRERARSEQRVSLLRSERIDPDMLDERVRFQLDYVNPRDLVRMIPAH, from the coding sequence ATGGTCTCCCGCGCGCGCCTGAAATCGATCCTGACCGGACTCGCCCTCTACGCGATGGCGGCCGCCATCGTCGGCTATTTCGGCGTCAACGCCTATACCGGCAAATACGGCCTCAATGCCCGCCAGGAGCTGGACCAGGAGATCATCGCGCTGACCAGCGAACTGGCCCAGCTCAAGCGTGAGCGCGCCAGGAGCGAGCAGCGGGTGTCGCTGCTGCGGTCGGAGCGGATCGACCCCGACATGCTGGACGAGCGGGTGCGCTTCCAGCTCGACTACGTCAATCCGCGCGATCTCGTTCGGATGATCCCGGCGCATTAG
- a CDS encoding NAD(P)H-dependent oxidoreductase, whose amino-acid sequence MAYNIVTIAGSLRKDGFSLKIANALAKLAPASLKLEVVTPAGISFFNQDLEGAPPADWLAFREKLQKSDGVLFVTPEYNRSIPGALKNAIDVASRPYGKSSFNGKPVGIISNSPGPLGGVSAAKHLQTILPGISGPIMQQPETYLNAVGDAFDAEGNLVKESLKPVLQAYLDAFAAHVGKHHG is encoded by the coding sequence ATGGCCTACAACATCGTCACGATCGCCGGCAGCCTGCGCAAGGACGGCTTTTCGCTCAAGATCGCCAATGCGCTCGCCAAGCTCGCGCCGGCCTCGCTCAAGCTCGAGGTCGTTACGCCGGCGGGCATTTCCTTTTTCAACCAGGACCTCGAGGGTGCCCCACCCGCGGACTGGCTGGCGTTCCGCGAGAAGCTTCAGAAGTCGGACGGCGTCCTGTTCGTCACGCCCGAATACAACCGCTCGATCCCGGGCGCGCTGAAGAATGCCATCGACGTCGCCTCGCGGCCCTATGGCAAGAGCTCTTTCAACGGCAAGCCGGTCGGCATCATTTCCAATTCCCCGGGCCCGCTCGGCGGGGTCAGCGCGGCCAAGCATTTGCAGACTATCCTGCCTGGCATTAGCGGCCCGATCATGCAGCAGCCGGAGACCTATCTGAATGCGGTCGGCGACGCCTTCGATGCCGAGGGCAATCTGGTCAAGGAGTCGCTGAAGCCTGTGCTCCAGGCCTATCTCGACGCCTTCGCCGCCCACGTCGGGAAGCACCACGGCTGA
- a CDS encoding zinc-binding dehydrogenase → MSDGKSGLQLRSLLKKSGELELSLVNVPTPEPADDEVVVRVEATPINPSDLGLLIGPADMSAAKASGTKEMPVITATMPEAAMRTMAARLDQSLPVGNEGAGTVIRTGSSDAAKALMGKTVSMIGGAMYTQYRVLKVRDVMELPAGTTAADGASWFVNPLTALGMTETMRRENHKALVHTAAASNLGQMLNKICIKDGIGLVNIVRSKEQADILHKIGARHVVDSSAPSFMDDLTNALVETGATIAFDAIGGGKLASQILTAMEVAANKTAKEYSRYGSNVYKQVYIYGSLDTRPTELNRAFGLSWGVGGWLLTPFLQKIGPAEIGRLRQRVASELKTTFASHYTKVVSLTEALDPANIAVYAKRATGEKFLINPNK, encoded by the coding sequence ATGAGCGACGGCAAGTCCGGACTGCAACTGCGTTCGCTGCTGAAGAAGAGCGGCGAGCTGGAATTGTCACTCGTGAATGTCCCGACGCCGGAGCCGGCCGACGACGAAGTCGTGGTTCGCGTCGAGGCGACACCGATCAATCCGTCGGACCTCGGGCTCCTGATCGGGCCGGCCGACATGTCGGCCGCCAAGGCCTCCGGCACCAAGGAGATGCCGGTCATCACCGCGACAATGCCGGAGGCCGCGATGCGGACGATGGCGGCGCGGTTGGATCAGTCGCTGCCGGTCGGCAACGAGGGCGCCGGCACGGTGATCCGGACCGGATCGTCGGACGCTGCGAAGGCGTTGATGGGCAAGACGGTCTCGATGATCGGCGGTGCGATGTACACGCAGTACCGCGTGCTGAAGGTCCGCGACGTCATGGAGCTGCCGGCGGGTACCACGGCCGCCGACGGTGCGTCCTGGTTCGTCAACCCGCTGACCGCGCTCGGCATGACCGAGACGATGCGGCGCGAGAACCACAAGGCGCTCGTGCACACGGCGGCCGCTTCCAATCTCGGCCAGATGCTCAACAAGATCTGCATCAAGGACGGCATCGGCCTCGTCAACATCGTGCGCAGCAAGGAGCAGGCCGACATCCTGCACAAGATCGGCGCCAGGCACGTCGTGGATTCCAGCGCGCCGAGCTTCATGGACGACCTGACCAACGCGCTGGTCGAGACCGGCGCAACGATCGCCTTCGACGCCATCGGTGGCGGCAAGCTCGCGAGCCAGATTCTGACCGCCATGGAAGTTGCGGCCAACAAGACTGCGAAGGAATACAGCCGCTACGGCTCCAACGTCTACAAGCAGGTCTACATTTATGGCAGCCTCGACACGCGCCCGACCGAGCTGAACCGCGCGTTCGGCTTGAGCTGGGGCGTCGGTGGCTGGCTGCTGACGCCGTTCCTCCAGAAGATCGGCCCGGCCGAGATCGGTCGCCTGCGCCAGCGCGTCGCCTCCGAGCTCAAGACCACCTTCGCCAGTCACTACACCAAGGTGGTGTCGCTGACCGAGGCACTCGATCCGGCCAACATTGCCGTATACGCCAAACGGGCGACCGGCGAAAAATTCCTCATCAACCCAAATAAATAA
- the eno gene encoding phosphopyruvate hydratase — protein MTAIIDIIGREILDSRGNPTVEVDVVLEDGALGRAAVPSGASTGAHEAVELRDGDKARYLGKGVTKAVGTVNGEIFEALSGLDAEQQAQIDQVMIDLDGTANKSRLGANAILGVSLACAKAAANSLDMPLYRYVGGTSARLLPVPMMNIINGGVHADNPIDFQEFMILPVGASSFAEGLRYGAEVFHTLKSELKKAGHNTNVGDEGGFAPNLPSADAALEFVMNAISKAGFKAGSDIVLGLDCASTEFFKDGKYVYEGEGKARSISEQARYLADLVSRYPIVTIEDGMSEDDMDGWKELTDLIGKKCQLVGDDLFVTNVKRLADGIKTGRANSILIKVNQIGTLTETLAAVEMAHKAGYTSVMSHRSGETEDSTIADLAVATNCGQIKTGSLARSDRTAKYNQLLRIEQQLGKQALYGGKAALKALA, from the coding sequence ATGACCGCCATCATCGACATCATCGGCCGCGAAATCCTCGATAGCCGGGGCAATCCCACCGTCGAAGTCGATGTCGTGCTGGAGGATGGCGCGCTCGGCCGCGCTGCGGTGCCGTCGGGCGCATCCACCGGCGCCCATGAGGCGGTGGAGCTGCGTGACGGCGACAAGGCCCGCTATCTCGGCAAAGGCGTCACCAAGGCCGTCGGCACCGTCAACGGCGAGATCTTCGAGGCGCTGAGCGGCCTCGATGCCGAGCAGCAGGCCCAGATCGACCAGGTCATGATCGACCTCGACGGCACGGCGAACAAGAGCCGGCTCGGGGCCAACGCCATCCTCGGCGTCTCGCTCGCCTGCGCCAAGGCAGCCGCGAACTCGCTCGACATGCCGCTCTATCGCTATGTCGGCGGCACCTCGGCGCGGTTGTTGCCGGTGCCGATGATGAACATCATCAATGGCGGCGTGCATGCCGACAATCCGATCGACTTCCAGGAATTCATGATCCTGCCGGTCGGCGCGTCATCCTTCGCCGAGGGCCTGCGTTACGGCGCTGAGGTGTTCCACACGCTGAAGTCGGAGCTGAAGAAGGCCGGCCACAACACCAATGTCGGCGACGAGGGCGGCTTTGCCCCGAACCTGCCGTCGGCCGATGCCGCGCTCGAGTTCGTCATGAACGCGATCAGCAAGGCCGGCTTCAAGGCGGGCTCCGACATCGTGCTCGGTCTCGACTGCGCCTCGACCGAGTTCTTCAAGGATGGCAAGTACGTCTATGAAGGCGAGGGCAAGGCCCGTTCGATCTCCGAGCAGGCCAGGTACCTTGCGGACCTGGTTTCGCGCTATCCGATCGTCACCATCGAGGACGGCATGTCGGAAGACGACATGGACGGCTGGAAGGAGCTGACCGACCTCATCGGCAAGAAGTGCCAGCTCGTCGGCGACGACCTGTTCGTCACCAACGTCAAGCGCCTCGCCGACGGCATCAAGACCGGCCGCGCCAACTCGATCCTGATCAAGGTCAACCAGATCGGCACGCTGACTGAGACGCTCGCCGCCGTCGAGATGGCGCACAAGGCCGGCTACACCTCGGTGATGTCGCACCGCTCCGGCGAGACCGAGGATTCCACCATCGCCGACCTCGCGGTCGCCACCAATTGCGGTCAGATCAAGACCGGCTCCCTTGCACGCTCCGATCGCACCGCCAAATACAACCAGCTCCTGCGCATCGAGCAGCAGCTCGGCAAGCAGGCGCTCTACGGCGGCAAGGCGGCACTGAAGGCGCTGGCATAA